From a single Nicotiana tomentosiformis chromosome 2, ASM39032v3, whole genome shotgun sequence genomic region:
- the LOC138905732 gene encoding uncharacterized protein has protein sequence MPLFIYRKLENELGGIRSSTISLQLADQTTIIPKGIVEDVLVRVDKFVFPVDFIVVELEENKEVPLILGRLFLATGRAILDKHDRKLMLRVGEETVTFEMNMEMGVRKEKPTGSV, from the coding sequence atgcctttgtttATTTACAGGAAATTGGAGAATGAGCTTGGAGGGATAAGGTCTTCgacaatatctttgcagctggcagaccaaacaactataatacccaaggggatagtggaagatgtcttagttcgggtagataagtttgtatttcctgtagattttattGTGGTAGAGCTGGAGGAAAACAAAGAGGTCCCCCTTATCTTAGGAAGACTATTCTTAGCAACGGGCAGAGCAATATTAGACAAACATGAtagaaagctcatgcttagagtaGGTGAGGAGACGGTGACTTTCGAGATGAATATGGAGATGGGGGTGAGAAAGGAGAAGCCAACTGGAAGTGTATAG